A single genomic interval of Electrophorus electricus isolate fEleEle1 chromosome 4, fEleEle1.pri, whole genome shotgun sequence harbors:
- the slc17a8 gene encoding vesicular glutamate transporter 3, which produces MSFGGLAGLKEKVLNPGKDKVKNTVSDSLGNLQKKVDGTNVNEDRIELMEDGRPVSFRQVDPPLLDCACFGLPKRYITAILSGLGFCISFGIRCNLGVAIVEMVNNNTVYINGTAVHQPAEFNWDPETVGLIHGSFFWGYIITQIPGGFISNKLAANRVFGAAIVLTSLFNMFIPSAARVHYRCVMFVRVLQGLVEGVTYPACHGMWSKWAPPLERSRLATTSFCGSYAGAVIAMPLAGVLVQYVGWYSVFYVYGVFGIIWYSFWLLLTYESPAVHPTISDEERIYIETTIGEGVNLMSATEKFKTPWRRFFTSMPVYAIIVANFCRSWTFYLLLISQPAYFEEVFGFPISKVGILSAVPHMVMTIVVPIGGQLADFLRSHNILSTTTVRKIMNCGGFGMEATLLLVVGFSHTRGVAISFLILAVGFSGFAISGFNVNHLDIAPRYASILMGISNGVGTLSGMVCPLIVGALTKHKTRREWQNVFVIASMVHYCGVIFYGIFASGEKQDWADPENTSDDKCGILSEDELAGEEEEPSCDSALANSRMKTYGTTADSSARRKGWQSKKGMTMQEEHCENGDYQEHYQ; this is translated from the exons ATGTCGTTCGGGGGGCTCGCAGGGCTAAAGGAGAAGGTGCTGAACCCGGGAAAAGACAAGGTGAAGAACACGGTCAGCGACTCTCTGGGGAACCTGCAGAA GAAGGTGGATGGCACCAACGTGAACGAAGATCGGATCGAGCTGATGGAGGATGGGCGGCCGGTGTCATTCCGCCAGGTTGATCCACCTCTGCTGGACTGTGCCTGCTTCGGCCTGCCCAAGCGCTACATTACCGCTATCCTCTCTGGCCTGGGCTTCTGCATCTCCTTCGGCATCCGCTGCAACTTGGGCGTGGCCATCGTGGAGATGGTCAACaacaacaccgtgtacatcaaCGGCACCGCTGTCCATCAG CCTGCGGAGTTTAACTGGGACCCTGAGACAGTCGGGCTGATCCACGGCTCCTTTTTCTGGGGTTACATTATCACTCAAATCCCTGGTGGCTTCATCTCCAACAAGCTAGCAGCTAACAG GGTGTTTGGGGCAGCGATAGTGCTGACGTCCTTGTTTAATATGTTCATCCCGTCAGCCGCCAGAGTCCACTACCGCTGCGTCATGTTTGTGCGAGTCTTACAGGGTCTGGTGGAG GGTGTTACGTATCCAGCCTGCCACGGAATGTGGAGCAAATGGGCGCCTCCACTGGAGAGAAGTCGCCTTGCCACGACATCTTTCTGTG GGTCCTATGCAGGTGCAGTGATTGCCATGCCGTTGGCTGGAGTACTCGTGCAGTATGTGGGCTGGTACTCTGTCTTCTACGTATATG GAGTCTTTGGAATTATATGGTATTCTTTCTGGCTCCTACTGACCTACGAGAGCCCAGCAGTGCACCCTACAATCAGTGATGAAGAGAGAATATACATCGAGACCACGATCGGGGAAGGGGTCAACTTAATGAGTGCTACCGAG AAATTCAAGACTCCATGGCGACGTTTCTTTACTTCCATGCCTGTGTATGCCATCATTGTGGCTAACTTCTGCCGGAGCTGGACCTTCTACCTGCTGCTCATCAGCCAGCCCGCCTACTTCGAGGAGGTCTTCGGTTTCCCCATCAGCAAG GTGGGCATCCTGTCAGCTGTGCCCCACATGGTGATGACCATTGTGGTGCCGATTGGTGGACAGCTGGCCGACTTCTTGCGGAGCCACAATATCCTCTCCACCACCACCGTGCGCAAGATCATGAACTGTGGAG GTTTTGGGATGGAGGCCACATTACTGCTGGTGGTGGGATTCTCGCACACACGGGGGGTAGCTATCTCTTTTCTGATCCTGGCCGTGGGCTTCAGTGGTTTCGCAATATCAG GGTTCAACGTGAATCACCTAGACATTGCTCCACGCTACGCCAGCATTCTGATGGGCATCTCCAACGGCGTGGGCACCCTGTCTGGCATGGTGTGCCCACTCATTGTGGGAGCACTAACTAAACACAAA ACCCGTCGTGAGTGGCAGAACGTCTTCGTGATTGCCTCCATGGTCCATTACTGTGGCGTGATCTTCTACGGCATCTTCGCCTCGGGCGAGAAGCAAGACTGGGCGGACCCCGAGAACACCAGCGATGATAAGTGTGGCATCCTGAGTGAGGACGAGCTGGccggggaggaagaggagccgAGCTGCGACAGCGCCCTCGCCAACAGCCGGATGAAAACGTACGGGACCACGGCGGACAGCTCCGCGCGCAGGAAGGGCTGGCAGAGTAAAAAGGGCATGACAATGCAAGAGGAGCATTGTGAAAATGGAGACTATCAGGAGCACTACCAGTGA